The following are encoded together in the Candidatus Hinthialibacter antarcticus genome:
- a CDS encoding glycoside hydrolase family 16 protein yields MRWICVAIFTCLVASAVASDPPAHSQWRLTFSDEFNAESLDASKWLDRYQWGRTHNYEAYVAPEHVLVEDGLLRLKADDVPREGKKLTSAAVTTYDLFSQRFGYFEGRFRIPKGKGFWPAFWMLPYPQRWPPEIDVFEFIRDEPVAYMTYHWGEPHHSKGFTFDGPDFWNVFHVFGLEWDAEKIVWYIDGVERGRFTQADVIPDMPMYLLINFGIDAKWPGPVDETTPFPAYYECDWVRVYERVND; encoded by the coding sequence ATGAGATGGATTTGCGTTGCCATATTCACTTGTCTGGTTGCTTCGGCAGTTGCATCCGATCCGCCTGCGCATAGCCAATGGCGCCTGACGTTTTCGGATGAATTCAACGCTGAGTCGCTGGATGCCAGTAAATGGCTCGACCGATACCAATGGGGGCGTACGCATAACTATGAGGCCTACGTTGCGCCTGAGCATGTCTTGGTCGAGGATGGATTGCTGCGCCTCAAGGCGGACGATGTCCCGCGCGAAGGCAAAAAATTGACCAGCGCCGCAGTGACGACCTACGATTTGTTTTCGCAGCGCTTTGGCTATTTTGAAGGGCGCTTTCGCATCCCCAAGGGCAAAGGGTTTTGGCCTGCGTTTTGGATGTTGCCGTATCCGCAGCGCTGGCCGCCGGAGATTGACGTCTTTGAATTCATTCGCGATGAACCAGTCGCCTATATGACGTACCATTGGGGCGAACCGCACCACTCCAAAGGCTTCACGTTTGACGGCCCCGATTTTTGGAACGTCTTTCATGTATTTGGTTTGGAGTGGGACGCCGAAAAAATCGTGTGGTATATCGACGGCGTTGAGCGCGGGCGCTTTACGCAAGCGGACGTTATTCCCGACATGCCGATGTATCTGTTAATCAATTTCGGCATCGACGCGAAATGGCCTGGCCCGGTTGATGAAACCACGCCGTTCCCTGCGTATTATGAATGCGACTGGGTGCGGGTATACGAACGGGTAAATGATTAA
- the purE gene encoding 5-(carboxyamino)imidazole ribonucleotide mutase, whose amino-acid sequence MDVNQTQPLVGVIMGSKSDWETMSNAEDALKALGVPYEVKVVSAHRTPDLLFEYASTAESRGIQVIIAGAGGAAHLPGMCASKTTLPVLGVPVQSRALNGMDSLLSIAQMPAGVPVGTFAIGRAGAINAALFAASILANQYPAIRDALKSYRANQTQTVLAHPDPREEI is encoded by the coding sequence ATGGACGTAAACCAAACTCAGCCGCTTGTCGGCGTTATCATGGGCTCAAAATCTGACTGGGAAACCATGTCAAACGCTGAAGACGCCTTGAAAGCGCTTGGGGTTCCATACGAAGTCAAAGTCGTTTCAGCGCATCGTACGCCTGACCTGTTATTTGAATACGCCTCCACCGCTGAGTCGCGCGGCATCCAGGTCATTATCGCGGGCGCGGGCGGCGCGGCCCATTTGCCCGGCATGTGCGCCAGCAAGACAACGCTGCCGGTCTTGGGCGTTCCTGTGCAATCCCGCGCACTCAATGGGATGGACTCGCTGCTCTCGATCGCTCAAATGCCCGCCGGGGTCCCTGTGGGGACCTTCGCCATTGGCCGGGCGGGCGCGATCAACGCTGCGCTATTCGCCGCCTCGATTCTGGCGAACCAATACCCGGCGATTCGCGACGCGCTGAAATCATACCGGGCCAACCAGACCCAAACCGTTTTAGCGCATCCCGATCCGCGGGAGGAAATATGA
- the xylA gene encoding xylose isomerase, with translation MPEYFPEVKKTIKYEGPKSKNALAFKHYNPKQKILGKTMEDHFRFAVCYWHTFKCTGADPFGSATMVRGYNASSDPVEVAEATMDAAFEFITKLGVKFWTFHDRDIAPEGKNLTETNKILDGIVKIAKRKQSETGVKLLWGTANLFSNPRYMAGASTNPNPAVFAHAAAQVKKALEVTKYLGGQGYTFWGGREGYDTLLNTDMQREADQLGAFLNMAVEYKKKIGFKGQFYIEPKPKEPTKHQYDFDAQSCHAFLQKYGLVDHFKMNIEANHATLAGHSFHHDLSYSIANGILGSVDANRGDTLLGWDTDQFPTDIMECALAMWYILKMGGFKTGGLNFDAKVRRQSYEGVDLFHAHIGAMDAFARGLKIAAKLTKDKFFEKIIQKRYGGWSRGVGKEITSGKMNFEKLEAYTLKNGEPKTQSGQQELIENMLNEYME, from the coding sequence ATGCCGGAATATTTTCCTGAAGTAAAAAAGACAATCAAATACGAAGGCCCGAAGTCAAAGAACGCGCTTGCGTTCAAACACTATAACCCGAAACAGAAAATCCTGGGCAAGACCATGGAAGACCATTTTCGTTTCGCGGTGTGCTACTGGCATACATTCAAATGCACTGGCGCCGATCCCTTCGGCTCAGCCACAATGGTGCGTGGATACAATGCGTCCAGCGATCCGGTTGAAGTCGCCGAAGCCACCATGGACGCGGCGTTTGAATTTATCACCAAACTCGGCGTGAAGTTCTGGACCTTCCATGACCGCGACATCGCGCCCGAAGGCAAGAACCTCACCGAAACGAATAAGATTCTTGACGGCATCGTTAAAATCGCCAAACGCAAGCAGAGTGAAACCGGCGTGAAATTGTTATGGGGAACCGCCAATTTGTTCTCGAACCCACGCTACATGGCGGGCGCATCGACCAACCCCAACCCGGCAGTGTTCGCCCATGCGGCGGCGCAGGTCAAAAAGGCGCTCGAAGTCACCAAGTATCTCGGCGGCCAGGGCTACACCTTCTGGGGCGGACGTGAAGGCTACGACACGTTGCTCAACACCGACATGCAGCGCGAAGCCGACCAACTGGGCGCGTTCTTAAACATGGCGGTCGAATACAAAAAGAAAATCGGCTTCAAAGGCCAGTTCTACATCGAACCCAAGCCCAAAGAACCCACGAAGCACCAATATGACTTCGATGCGCAAAGCTGCCACGCCTTCTTGCAGAAATACGGTTTGGTCGATCACTTCAAAATGAACATCGAAGCCAACCACGCCACCTTGGCGGGCCATAGTTTCCACCACGACCTGTCCTACAGCATCGCGAACGGCATCCTCGGTTCCGTCGACGCCAATCGCGGCGACACGTTACTTGGCTGGGACACCGACCAGTTCCCGACCGACATTATGGAATGTGCGCTGGCGATGTGGTATATCCTGAAAATGGGCGGCTTCAAAACCGGCGGTCTCAATTTTGACGCCAAGGTCCGCCGCCAGTCGTATGAAGGCGTTGATTTATTCCACGCCCACATTGGCGCCATGGACGCATTCGCGCGCGGCCTGAAAATCGCGGCGAAATTGACCAAAGATAAATTCTTCGAGAAGATCATTCAAAAACGCTACGGCGGCTGGTCGCGCGGCGTTGGCAAAGAGATCACCAGCGGCAAGATGAACTTCGAAAAGCTCGAAGCCTACACGCTGAAAAACGGTGAACCCAAAACCCAAAGCGGTCAGCAGGAACTCATCGAAAACATGCTGAACGAATACATGGAATAG
- a CDS encoding glycoside hydrolase family 97 protein gives MVSILKRNSVFPMTFAIIIMLAGVAFQSNAVEEVQPLESPDGRLVVHFTLTDKLHYAFEFNGQSITKPSPISLTINDGVVLGAKPKFLNAKLQNKKETITSPLNINSNIQDEYNLLTMQFEGGYAVEARAYNDGWAYRIVTSLPGKDKVFDEEFSIQLAQDFSIYASYAVSQNWITNYEAYYEKHPVSEWKPGKISVMPIVIDAGPKATIGVTEADIYSYPSMHITRDKRNKTTLEGRFPAYPIEFKYGGHRNRITIPTKRAKYIAKTKLDRALPWRVFITAETPSKLLENDLVFRLSRAPQAGSDYSWVKPGKAAWEWWCNLNIIGVDFEAGFNTESYKYYIDFAADYGMEYILIDEGWYENNDVTDLADALDMDALMSHAQQRGVGVILWCMTDVLDNQWDDAIQLFKRWGVKGLKVDFFDRDDQQMIDRIEQIAKQCAESRLTLDYHGVTKPTGLRRTYPNVLTREAVRAMEYSKLSDDSATPEHNTTVPFTRMLAGPLDYTPGAMRNVPLADYQKSFNFPVSIGTRCAQLAMYVVYFSPLQMISGSLTAYRNDDDTMDFLSAVPTVWDETVALEGRIGELALLARRSGDEWYVGGLAGNESQDVQLDLSFLGKGKYTADIYRDGANAHRNGADFVRESKQVNQDSVLKIQMAPGGGLAIRITQHANTPMR, from the coding sequence ATGGTTTCAATACTCAAACGCAATTCCGTTTTTCCCATGACATTCGCTATTATTATAATGCTGGCTGGAGTGGCCTTTCAGTCGAATGCAGTCGAAGAGGTACAACCATTAGAATCCCCCGATGGACGTCTTGTTGTCCATTTCACTTTGACTGACAAACTCCATTATGCGTTTGAATTTAATGGTCAATCCATCACTAAGCCTTCACCGATTTCATTGACGATTAACGACGGCGTTGTATTAGGCGCCAAGCCAAAATTTTTGAATGCAAAATTACAAAATAAAAAAGAAACCATTACTTCACCATTGAACATCAATTCAAATATTCAAGATGAATACAACCTCCTCACCATGCAATTTGAAGGCGGGTACGCTGTTGAAGCGCGGGCGTACAACGACGGCTGGGCCTATCGAATCGTAACCAGCCTGCCCGGTAAAGACAAAGTATTCGATGAAGAGTTTTCGATTCAATTGGCTCAAGATTTTTCTATCTACGCATCTTACGCCGTCAGCCAAAACTGGATCACCAATTACGAAGCCTATTATGAAAAGCATCCCGTTTCTGAATGGAAACCGGGCAAGATTAGCGTCATGCCCATCGTAATCGACGCCGGGCCGAAAGCGACCATCGGCGTGACCGAAGCAGATATCTATTCATACCCTTCTATGCACATCACCCGCGACAAGAGAAACAAAACAACGCTCGAAGGGCGCTTTCCGGCTTATCCGATAGAATTTAAATACGGCGGCCACCGCAACAGAATCACCATCCCGACCAAGCGGGCGAAGTACATCGCCAAAACGAAACTCGACCGCGCCCTGCCCTGGCGGGTGTTTATAACCGCAGAAACTCCATCCAAACTTTTAGAAAATGATTTAGTGTTTCGTCTCAGCCGCGCTCCCCAAGCAGGCAGCGACTATTCGTGGGTCAAACCCGGCAAGGCCGCCTGGGAATGGTGGTGTAACCTCAACATCATCGGCGTCGATTTTGAAGCCGGGTTCAACACGGAAAGTTATAAATACTACATTGATTTCGCGGCGGATTACGGCATGGAATACATCCTCATCGACGAAGGCTGGTATGAAAACAACGACGTCACCGACCTCGCCGATGCATTAGATATGGACGCACTGATGTCCCATGCGCAACAACGCGGCGTCGGCGTCATTTTGTGGTGTATGACCGACGTACTCGACAACCAGTGGGACGACGCGATCCAGTTGTTCAAACGCTGGGGCGTCAAAGGCCTCAAGGTCGATTTCTTCGACCGCGACGACCAGCAAATGATTGACCGCATCGAACAAATCGCCAAGCAGTGCGCCGAAAGCCGCCTGACGCTTGATTATCACGGCGTCACCAAGCCTACCGGATTGCGGCGAACGTATCCAAATGTGCTCACACGCGAGGCCGTGCGCGCCATGGAATACAGCAAACTCAGCGACGACTCTGCCACGCCTGAACATAACACAACCGTTCCATTCACCCGCATGTTGGCGGGGCCGCTGGATTACACCCCCGGCGCCATGCGCAATGTTCCGTTGGCGGATTACCAGAAGAGCTTCAACTTCCCGGTCAGCATCGGGACGCGCTGCGCCCAACTGGCGATGTACGTCGTCTATTTCAGCCCGCTGCAAATGATCAGCGGCTCGCTGACCGCCTACCGCAATGATGATGACACAATGGATTTCCTCTCCGCCGTACCGACGGTGTGGGATGAAACCGTCGCGCTGGAAGGCCGTATCGGAGAATTGGCGCTACTGGCGCGTCGCAGTGGAGACGAATGGTATGTCGGCGGGCTAGCAGGCAATGAATCGCAGGATGTTCAACTCGACCTCTCATTTTTAGGCAAGGGCAAATATACCGCCGATATCTATCGCGACGGCGCCAATGCGCATCGTAACGGGGCCGATTTTGTGCGGGAGTCGAAGCAGGTCAATCAAGATTCAGTTTTGAAAATCCAGATGGCGCCCGGCGGCGGTTTGGCGATTCGCATCACTCAACACGCCAATACTCCGATGCGTTAG
- a CDS encoding DUF6268 family outer membrane beta-barrel protein codes for MSLFKRVSLSLCVAVVCALSVQAQSDIMFWLDPNLDEFRLHAEYEGIFHLEDDLSDYSGDLDMNTHDLRLAVPLYKDDDHFFAVSTSLGYWDVDSDSPLPDSGASFPGELYDIDLALNYFHYFDNGWTAGGILSAGSPSDEPFDSYDETELQFNGFLRIPHVDNNYWVFVLNWSNNREFLNDIPIPGFGYWYEPSEDLFIMAGIPFVALRWRPIEDVTVRASYIPVRNIDAEIAYSVTEQIDLFGAFEWENDRFLIADRTDDDDRLFYYEKNVEAGVRYRFCEAASVQVSGGYSFDRFFFFGEDYDDRSDDRLDIEDGPFVRTQVTMRF; via the coding sequence ATGAGTTTGTTCAAGCGTGTTTCGTTGAGTTTGTGCGTAGCGGTCGTTTGTGCGCTTTCTGTTCAGGCGCAGAGCGACATCATGTTCTGGTTGGACCCCAACCTGGATGAGTTCCGCCTTCACGCCGAGTATGAAGGCATCTTTCACTTAGAAGACGATCTGTCGGATTACTCCGGCGATTTAGATATGAACACCCACGATTTGCGCCTTGCGGTTCCTCTGTATAAAGACGACGACCATTTCTTCGCGGTTTCAACTTCGTTGGGATATTGGGACGTGGATTCCGACTCGCCGCTGCCTGATTCAGGCGCGTCGTTCCCCGGAGAACTATACGATATTGATCTCGCTTTAAACTATTTTCATTACTTCGATAACGGGTGGACGGCTGGCGGCATTCTCTCTGCGGGATCGCCCAGCGATGAGCCGTTTGATTCCTACGATGAAACAGAATTGCAGTTCAATGGGTTTTTACGCATCCCCCATGTTGACAATAACTACTGGGTGTTTGTGTTGAATTGGTCAAACAACCGCGAATTTCTCAATGACATTCCCATCCCGGGGTTTGGTTATTGGTATGAACCGTCTGAGGATTTATTTATCATGGCGGGCATCCCCTTCGTTGCGTTGCGCTGGAGGCCGATTGAAGATGTAACGGTTCGCGCTTCGTATATCCCCGTACGCAACATTGATGCGGAGATTGCTTACAGCGTAACCGAACAGATTGATCTCTTCGGCGCGTTTGAGTGGGAGAACGACCGTTTTCTGATTGCAGACCGCACAGATGATGACGACCGCCTGTTCTATTATGAAAAGAACGTCGAAGCGGGCGTTCGCTACCGCTTCTGTGAAGCGGCTTCGGTGCAGGTCAGCGGCGGGTATTCATTTGACCGGTTCTTCTTCTTCGGCGAAGACTATGACGACCGCAGCGACGACCGCCTTGATATTGAAGACGGGCCGTTTGTGCGTACGCAAGTCACCATGCGCTTTTAG
- a CDS encoding PAS domain S-box protein → MKSETKVILFSVMCGAAFWIIDAVLDTLFFYEGSFVDIFLLHVPTHELYVRLVVCGVFLFGGYVFSLVLRRREQTERELIESERRLATLLGNLPGIAYRCKPDAQWTMMYSSEGCSALTGYNPDEVLSNRVVSYGELIHPDDQQMVGDEIQNATRQKRPFELTYRILAKFQEIKWVWERGVGVYSPNDELMFLEGFITDISDMIHLRDDLREQVQHNHLIQQSAIDGFCTLDEKGRIQNVNSSFTQMLGYSEDELLDALFTTIHEKEKEFTLVNHLDRARKTGKDLCITQLKQKKGGSIDVEVVSSSYLFGEERFVFSVVRDVSSRIKTEAYLKESEERYRLLFNHLKAGVAYCKVVYDDVGQACDFLILHANPAFHRSLGQTRSTLIGLKGSELFLSVNDGREDWFHRLGVSALSGVEVCEERYYEQMERWFSVVSYSPKRDHFVILFDDITDRKAAEQKLRELNQTLENVIQASPLAIATVDRDRCVNTWNSEAESIFGWKSEEVIGQPYPIIPDGMEDEFEDFFKRLVDDPYTEHETKRKRKDGTLIDVRVSTAPMFNSEGEIIGVVAILADISQQKEEECEKERLKDQLQHAQRMEAVGQLAGGVAHDFNNLLMVIQGYSDLAASRLDEDSQTRKELGEIFKATERAANITKQLLAFSRKQVINLERININEVIVDVEKMVQHLIPDYIEVTTSLENSVSEIEFDRGQIEQIFVNLAINARDAMPDGGTLLIETQNVVLNQDQSERLGCEYGGYVCISVTDNGVGMSPEVQQRIFEPFFTTKDFGKGTGLGLSTVYGIVKQAKGGVEVISDLGQGSVFKLYFPIASGEKPPQVFETPASPVVSGNATILLVEDAKAVRELTRRILSESGYKVFAASGSQEAVELCRMLDFPVDLVLSDIVMPNGSGFDVARQVRKLYPAAKILFMTGYANQDLPIDEYEGRVPEMLMKPFSPNDLLKAVRRTLDAV, encoded by the coding sequence ATGAAAAGCGAAACCAAAGTTATTCTATTTTCAGTCATGTGCGGCGCTGCGTTTTGGATCATTGACGCAGTGTTGGATACGCTGTTTTTCTATGAGGGATCATTTGTCGATATTTTTCTTCTCCATGTGCCAACCCATGAACTCTATGTACGTCTTGTTGTTTGCGGTGTGTTTCTTTTTGGGGGATATGTCTTCTCTTTGGTTCTTCGGAGGCGCGAGCAAACGGAGCGCGAACTCATCGAAAGTGAACGCCGCTTAGCGACGTTGTTGGGCAACCTGCCTGGAATTGCGTACCGATGCAAGCCTGATGCTCAATGGACGATGATGTATAGCAGTGAAGGCTGCTCTGCGCTGACGGGATACAACCCAGATGAAGTTTTAAGCAACCGGGTCGTGTCGTATGGCGAACTTATTCATCCCGACGATCAGCAGATGGTCGGTGACGAGATACAAAACGCGACCCGCCAGAAACGCCCGTTTGAACTGACCTATCGAATTCTGGCAAAATTTCAAGAAATAAAATGGGTGTGGGAACGCGGCGTTGGGGTTTATTCCCCAAACGATGAATTGATGTTTCTCGAGGGATTCATTACCGATATCAGCGATATGATTCATCTGCGGGATGATTTGCGTGAACAAGTTCAACACAATCATTTAATTCAACAGAGCGCAATTGATGGTTTTTGTACGCTAGATGAAAAGGGCCGTATCCAAAACGTGAATTCAAGTTTCACTCAGATGCTGGGCTATTCAGAGGATGAATTACTTGACGCTCTGTTTACCACAATTCACGAAAAGGAAAAAGAATTTACTCTTGTCAACCATTTAGATCGGGCGCGTAAAACGGGCAAGGACCTTTGCATAACGCAATTAAAACAGAAAAAGGGAGGCTCCATTGATGTGGAAGTCGTTTCCTCTTCTTATCTGTTTGGTGAAGAACGCTTTGTTTTTTCCGTTGTGCGCGATGTCTCTTCCCGTATAAAAACAGAGGCGTATCTAAAAGAGTCTGAAGAACGCTATCGCTTGTTGTTTAATCATTTGAAGGCGGGCGTCGCCTATTGCAAAGTTGTTTATGATGACGTGGGGCAAGCGTGTGACTTTTTGATCTTACATGCAAACCCTGCATTTCATCGCAGCCTGGGCCAGACGCGCTCGACCCTCATTGGTTTAAAAGGCTCCGAGTTATTTCTTTCGGTGAATGACGGAAGAGAAGATTGGTTCCACCGGCTGGGAGTGTCGGCGTTAAGCGGCGTTGAGGTGTGCGAAGAACGCTACTACGAACAGATGGAGCGCTGGTTTTCGGTCGTGTCTTACAGCCCCAAGCGCGACCATTTTGTGATTTTGTTTGATGATATTACCGACCGCAAAGCCGCCGAACAGAAATTGCGTGAATTAAACCAGACGCTTGAAAATGTGATTCAAGCGTCTCCGCTGGCTATCGCTACCGTTGACCGGGACCGGTGCGTGAATACATGGAACTCAGAAGCCGAATCCATTTTCGGTTGGAAATCTGAAGAGGTCATCGGGCAACCCTATCCAATTATTCCTGACGGGATGGAAGATGAGTTCGAGGATTTCTTTAAGCGCTTGGTAGATGATCCATACACCGAACATGAAACCAAACGAAAGCGCAAAGACGGAACCCTGATTGACGTGCGGGTGAGCACGGCGCCAATGTTTAACAGTGAGGGCGAGATCATTGGCGTTGTGGCGATTCTGGCGGACATCTCACAGCAAAAAGAAGAGGAATGCGAAAAAGAGCGCCTCAAAGATCAACTACAACATGCCCAACGAATGGAAGCGGTTGGACAATTGGCCGGCGGCGTTGCGCATGATTTCAACAATTTATTGATGGTCATTCAGGGCTATAGCGATTTGGCCGCGTCGCGCCTTGATGAAGATTCGCAAACCCGAAAAGAATTAGGCGAAATTTTCAAAGCGACGGAACGCGCCGCTAATATTACCAAGCAGTTGCTGGCGTTTAGCCGCAAACAGGTAATTAATTTAGAGCGCATCAACATCAATGAAGTCATTGTTGATGTTGAAAAAATGGTCCAACATTTGATTCCTGATTACATCGAAGTGACTACAAGTTTAGAAAACAGCGTCTCTGAAATTGAATTTGACCGCGGACAAATTGAGCAAATTTTTGTTAATCTGGCGATCAATGCCCGCGACGCGATGCCGGACGGCGGGACGTTATTAATTGAAACCCAAAATGTTGTGTTGAACCAGGACCAATCTGAGCGATTGGGATGTGAATATGGCGGCTATGTTTGTATCTCTGTCACCGACAATGGCGTCGGAATGTCACCGGAAGTTCAACAGCGAATTTTTGAGCCCTTCTTCACAACAAAAGATTTTGGCAAGGGAACCGGTTTGGGATTGTCTACGGTTTATGGCATCGTGAAACAAGCCAAAGGCGGCGTGGAAGTAATAAGCGACTTGGGCCAGGGTTCTGTCTTTAAACTGTACTTTCCCATTGCGTCCGGCGAAAAGCCGCCGCAAGTTTTTGAGACGCCCGCGTCGCCGGTCGTTAGCGGAAACGCCACCATTTTGCTGGTGGAAGACGCCAAGGCGGTGCGTGAACTCACCCGTCGAATCCTCTCTGAGAGTGGGTACAAAGTATTCGCCGCGAGTGGCAGCCAAGAGGCGGTTGAACTCTGCCGAATGTTAGATTTCCCGGTAGACTTGGTTTTGTCTGATATTGTTATGCCGAACGGCAGCGGCTTTGATGTGGCGCGCCAGGTGCGAAAGTTATACCCCGCCGCCAAAATCCTATTTATGACTGGATACGCAAATCAGGATTTGCCAATAGATGAATATGAGGGGCGCGTTCCCGAAATGTTAATGAAACCGTTCAGCCCCAATGACCTGCTTAAAGCCGTCCGGCGGACATTGGACGCAGTATAA
- a CDS encoding sulfatase-like hydrolase/transferase, producing the protein MSQMNRRRFLQTTAATTAGLGACAHMESRSGSAQSNPNIILIVADDLGYNELGCFGQTKIQTPNLDKLAADGMRFTQFYCGQAVCAPSRCVLMTGKHTGHSYIRNNKEAKPEGQFPIPADTFTIAKMLKQQGYATAAIGKWGLGPPGSSGDPAKQGFDLFFGYNCQRNAHNYYPEYLYRNAERVPLPGNDRTLTGEHFAPDLMLDEALNFIDDNKKAPFFLYYPTPVPHLALQAPEDSIAQYKGQWDDPPYDGKGGGYLPHETPRACYAAMITRMDRDIGRILSRVEKHGLDENTLIIFSSDNGATYLKGPDVEFFESNKPLRAYKGSLYEGGIRVPTIARWTGKIKPGSVSNHLGAFWDILPTIADVTNSETPDDIDGISIAPALFEDGIQPQHESLYWEFPAYGGQQALRMGDWKTVRQNLMRKNGDQSTQLYNLANDIGETTNLASVYPNVVKKMEDLMESARTPSPEFPFPTLDHLNKKLQPQRYLLK; encoded by the coding sequence ATGTCTCAGATGAACCGCCGCCGTTTTCTTCAAACCACCGCCGCAACAACGGCGGGCTTGGGCGCATGTGCGCACATGGAGAGCAGAAGCGGTTCCGCCCAATCCAACCCCAACATTATATTAATTGTCGCAGATGACCTCGGTTATAACGAACTCGGCTGCTTCGGGCAAACAAAAATCCAAACGCCCAACCTCGATAAACTAGCGGCGGACGGGATGCGCTTCACCCAGTTTTATTGCGGACAAGCAGTCTGTGCGCCCAGCCGTTGCGTCTTGATGACGGGCAAACACACCGGGCATTCCTACATTCGCAATAATAAAGAAGCCAAGCCCGAGGGGCAGTTCCCCATTCCAGCCGACACTTTCACCATCGCCAAAATGCTGAAACAACAAGGTTATGCCACAGCCGCTATCGGCAAATGGGGGCTGGGGCCTCCCGGCTCAAGCGGCGACCCGGCGAAACAAGGCTTCGACTTGTTTTTCGGGTATAACTGCCAACGCAACGCTCACAATTATTATCCAGAATATCTCTACCGAAACGCAGAGCGCGTGCCCCTGCCCGGCAACGACCGAACACTCACAGGAGAACATTTCGCCCCCGACCTGATGTTGGACGAAGCGCTTAACTTTATTGACGATAACAAGAAGGCGCCGTTCTTTTTGTATTACCCGACGCCCGTGCCTCACCTGGCCTTGCAAGCGCCGGAAGATTCGATCGCGCAGTACAAAGGCCAGTGGGACGACCCGCCTTATGACGGCAAAGGCGGAGGCTACCTGCCCCATGAAACCCCGCGCGCCTGTTACGCCGCCATGATTACCCGCATGGACCGCGATATTGGACGCATCCTGTCGCGGGTCGAAAAACACGGTCTCGACGAAAACACGCTCATAATCTTTTCCAGCGATAATGGCGCGACCTATCTTAAAGGGCCCGATGTGGAGTTTTTTGAAAGCAACAAACCCCTGCGCGCTTACAAAGGCTCTCTTTATGAGGGTGGAATCCGCGTCCCCACCATCGCCCGCTGGACAGGCAAGATCAAACCCGGCAGCGTCTCCAACCACCTCGGCGCGTTTTGGGACATCCTACCCACTATTGCCGACGTGACGAACAGTGAAACTCCCGACGATATAGATGGAATCAGCATCGCCCCGGCTTTGTTCGAAGATGGAATTCAACCACAACACGAATCCCTCTATTGGGAGTTCCCCGCCTATGGCGGCCAGCAAGCCTTGCGTATGGGCGACTGGAAAACCGTGCGGCAAAACCTGATGCGCAAAAACGGCGACCAATCTACACAATTATATAATCTTGCCAACGACATCGGCGAAACGACCAATTTGGCAAGCGTTTATCCCAATGTTGTCAAAAAAATGGAAGACCTGATGGAATCGGCAAGAACGCCCTCTCCCGAATTTCCTTTTCCCACACTCGACCACCTAAACAAAAAGTTACAACCACAACGATATCTACTCAAATAA
- a CDS encoding DUF2007 domain-containing protein, which translates to MKNFLKTFLTFFTFSGALHPVSSEAINSDAEAQAESSDDIVEVARYTMLQDADFARMTLQSEGIEAVIMDDAVSAWAPHYTFASGIRLFVQNADAARAVRVLKAPGAAIQS; encoded by the coding sequence ATGAAAAACTTCTTGAAAACTTTTTTAACTTTTTTTACGTTCTCTGGCGCGCTTCATCCCGTCTCATCTGAAGCAATCAACTCGGATGCAGAAGCGCAAGCCGAATCCAGTGACGACATCGTTGAGGTCGCCCGCTATACCATGCTGCAAGACGCTGATTTTGCCCGTATGACGCTGCAGTCTGAGGGCATCGAAGCCGTCATCATGGATGACGCCGTTAGCGCTTGGGCCCCGCATTATACCTTTGCGTCGGGCATTCGCCTGTTTGTTCAAAACGCAGACGCCGCCCGCGCGGTTCGAGTACTCAAAGCGCCGGGCGCCGCGATTCAATCTTGA